The following coding sequences are from one Salvia hispanica cultivar TCC Black 2014 chromosome 3, UniMelb_Shisp_WGS_1.0, whole genome shotgun sequence window:
- the LOC125215861 gene encoding uncharacterized protein LOC125215861 isoform X1: protein MAESKLDLPEDLIGSKPSDQSWIPKASTGNDEDKGLMGSLDESKDQAASEIPLSPQWLYAKPNEPKMEARGPSSLSLGTSADLNQKEVWRSDVPEEKKDWRKIAPEPDSARRWREEERETGTFGRKDRRKMDRRVDNAPAREPTENRSLPATDRWHDVNNRSAGHETRRDSKWSLRWGPDDKEKDSRGDKRADVEKEESHNESQPFVSNSRSGPERVTDSRDKWRPRHRMEGNPAGSGQRTAPGFGPERGRVDGSNVGFTVGRGRSSASIGRPSSSSPIGAAQCDKNGKFVYPRGKLLDIYRKQKLESSLAPVPDTFEEVPPITQLEAAEPLAFVAPDAEQEAVLSDICKGKITSSGALYSALKTGRSGDSFSEVADVEFSNGRQVSFSADVTEDIPDNFDKSSADIHEASVDSIFYDTSSKGGLLNEKIGNYEEQYEVLENMNGKELDIGRLQALNGAQYGELLLKVAGAAVNHHPLFESLQSVSPFDVNNILRESNSLLSVQTSEQFWSDELHKTGSRANEYQLDRGIPPEELSLYYQDPQGEIQGPFLGVDIISWFEQGFFGADLPVRLEDAPDDSPFLELGDVMPQLKFGHEYGSGNELSSNLEKSAVMEGASETCLQAGAPVPESVSSTVVDGSRWQLHEFDNIPSHQGQSNVPDSHRHLPQHMYSQGKDFNDFGVQDEEIVFPGRPGSGGSTIGKTSRVYGESASNSGNQSHLPHEMTESGLSNQNDNKMNPFRWSELASTHTRSEQAPPFSGGVQEKLVNAGPGGRLSPFSAMANQAHAPEAWNDAFGSSSHSYQDVMDGRLSSRMDQEFSQFDIAEKLLQQQLQQQHLQQHGVVPSLNTHMSDAMLEGAPSTKLMHHKLLGNQMGQDMEHLLALQRQQQRQIQLQQQQQLQQQEQFHQQQMLLKEQQQSQARQALLEQLPQSQMRESGLGQSRAALEQALLKQQILNDRQQRSLFSSRHSDPSLEQLIQAKFGQVPHQGHQNDLVDLLSRGRRGQIHPLDQQIIQQDQLHGRQLPLGLRQRLEMEERPINPGWSLDDAGNFHRNPSASNRPITAGFGPLDFYSQQIPPPEEHLNLLERNLSVHDRLQHGLYEPGMLPFERSMSLPVGPAGVNRDVVNSLARGLEMQEQIARIQSSGQGGGFSSGMFSQHINHPLHSNQFHDSRMDTTEGHWSDNNGHLPNDWMESRVQQHLHNERQRREIDAKRNTEDPSLWMSAGSNDDSSKRLLMELLQQKTGHASSDHTDMINGVPNERRPPSGHRHRSMSNQSFGALSDQESGFNNSFTVGSFNSDSGLPPQNRPSEGISSILEIGGLPYRSKRGGMIAAAVDEGIISDAQEGLIEQAGLTSNDRGEREMPVNVLSRNKSLGSAGVQNIKIGSDDSVPEDAAKDRLRSSSSKGPENVLLRRPPVSRAASSQEALSELNVDSVRGKSVPSAVTPDGVRREVGVTAVGNVEAASRRDVQFRRTSSCNDADVLETSFSDMLKSSAKKPTPQETHASAAAASEALDGASGARNKKKGKKGRQIDPALLGFKVTSNRIMMGEIQHVED from the exons ATGGCGGAAAGTAAACTGGATCTCCCGGAGGATCTCATCGGTTCGAAGCCGTCCGATCAATCTTGGATTCCGAAAG CTTCCACTGGAAATGATGAGGACAAGGGGTTGATGGGATCACTGGATGAGTCAAAGG ATCAAGCAGCTTCTGAGATTCCTCTGTCCCCACAGTGGCTGTATGCTAAGCCAAATgagccaaaaatg GAAGCCCGTGGCCCAAGTTCTCTGTCTCTTGGCACCTCTGCTGATTTGAACCAAAAAGAGGTTTGGCGCTCAGATGTCCCtgaggaaaaaaaagattGGAGAAAGATTGCTCCTGAACCTGACAGTGCTCGCCGCTGGCGTGAAGAAGAAAGGGAAACTGGAACGTTTGGGCGAAAGGATCGGAGGAAGATGGACAGACGGGTTGACAATGCTCCGGCCAGAGAACCTACTGAGAACAGATCTTTGCCAGCAACTGACAGGTGGCATGATGTTAATAATCGCAGTGCTGGCCATGAAACAAGGCGTGATAGCAAATGGTCTTTAAGGTGGGGCCCTGATGACAAAGAAAAGGATTCTCGGGGGGATAAAAGGGCAGATGTGGAGAAGGAAGAGTCCCATAATGAAAGCCAACCATTTGTTTCAAATAGTCGTTCTGGTCCTGAGCGTGTAACTGATTCTCGTGATAAGTGGAGGCCTCGGCATAGGATGGAGGGGAATCCTGCTGGATCTGGTCAACGCACTGCTCCTGGATTTGGACCTGAAAGGGGAAGAGTTGATGGTTCAAATGTGGGCTTTACTGTAGGGCGTGGTAGATCTTCTGCTTCCATTGGAAGAccttcatcatcttctccaattgGTGCGGCTCAGTgtgataaaaatggaaaatttgtTTACCCCAGAGGCAAACTACTTGACATATATCGTAAGCAAAAGCTGGAGTCATCCCTTGCCCCTGTGCCAGACACTTTTGAGGAAGTACCCCCAATAACTCAATTAGAGGCTGCAGAACCTTTAGCTTTTGTTGCTCCGGACGCTGAGCAAGAG GCTGTACTGAGTGACATATGTAAGGGTAAAATAACTAGCAGTGGTGCCTTGTACAGTGCACTTAAGACGGGCAGATCTGGTGATAGCTTTTCAG AAGTGGCAGACGTTGAATTCTCCAACGGAAGACAGGTTTCCTTCTCTGCTGATGTCACTGAAGATATACCAGATAACTTCGATAAATCATCAGCTGATATTCATGAAGCTAGTGTCGATAGCATATTCTACGATACTTCATCAAAAGGAGGTCTGCTAAATG AGAAAATTGGTAATTATGAAGAACAATATGAAGTTTTAGAGAATATGAACGGGAAAGAACTGGATATTGGCCGTTTGCAAGCTCTAAATGGTGCTCAATATGGTGAGTTGCTGCTAAAGGTTGCAGGTGCTGCTGTCAATCATCACCCTTTGTTTGAGAGTCTCCAATCTGTCTCACCATTTGATGTAAACAATATACTCCGTGAATCAAACTCTCTTTTATCTGTTCAAACATCAGAACAGTTCTGGTCTGATGAGCTGCACAAGACTGGGAGCAGAGCCAATGAATATCAGCTGGATAGAGGAATCCCTCCAGAGGAATTGAGTTTGTATTATCAGGATCCTCAAGGGGAGATACAAGGACCTTTTCTTGGGGTGGACATCATTTCATGGTTTGAGCAAGGGTTTTTTGGGGCCGACTTACCTGTTCGTTTGGAAGATGCGCCTGATGACTCACCCTTCCTTGAATTGGGAGATGTTATGCCTCAATTGAAATTTGGACATGAGTATGGTAGTGGAAATGAGTTGAGTTCCAATTTAGAAAAGTCAGCTGTAATGGAGGGTGCGTCTGAAACATGCTTACAAGCTGGTGCTCCAGTTCCTGAATCTGTTTCTTCCACTGTAGTGGATGGATCCAGATGGCAGTTACAtgagtttgataatatccctTCACATCAAGGTCAGTCAAATGTACCTGACAGTCATCGTCATCTGCCACAACACATGTACTCTCAGGGAAAAGATTTCAATGATTTTGGCGTCCAAGATGAAG AAATCGTGTTTCCTGGAAGACCTGGTAGTGGTGGCAGTACGATAGGAAAGACGTCGAGAGTATATGGGGAATCTGCCTCAAATAGTGGGAACCAGTCGCATCTCCCTCATGAAATGACAGAGTCTGGTTTGTCAAATCAGAATGACAATAAAATGAATCCTTTTAGATGGTCTGAGCTTGCCAGTACACACACAAGGAGTGAACAGGCACCTCCATTCAGTGGAGGCGTGCAGGAGAAACTTGTAAATGCAGGACCTGGTGGTAGACTTTCCCCTTTCAGTGCCATGGCTAATCAGGCTCACGCCCCAGAGGCATGGAATGATGCTTTTGGCAGCAGCTCACATTCGTATCAAGATGTCATGGATGGTCGCCTATCTTCCAGAATGGACCAAGAATTTAGCCAATTTGATATAGCAGAGAAGCTATTGCAGCAGCAACTTCAGCAGCAGCATCTCCAGCAGCATGGTGTGGTGCCTTCCCTTAATACGCACATGAGTGATGCAATGCTAGAAGGGGCCCCATCTACTAAGTTGATGCACCACAAACTGCTTGGTAATCAAATGGGGCAAGATATGGAACATCTATTAGCCCTTCAGCGGCAGCAGCAGAGGCAGATCCAACTTCAACAACAGCAGCAGCTGCAGCAACAAGAGCAGTTCCATCAGCAGCAAATGTTGTTGAAAGAGCAACAGCAGTCTCAGGCAAGACAGGCTCTTCTTGAGCAGTTGCCGCAGAGTCAAATGCGCGAGTCAGGTCTTGGGCAGTCTCGTGCTGCTCTTGAACAGGCTTTGTTGAAGCAGCAAATTCTGAATGATAGGCAACAACGCTCCCTATTTTCTTCTAGGCATTCTGATCCATCCCTTGAACAGCTAATTCAAGCAAAATTTGGTCAAGTGCCTCATCAAGGGCATCAAAATGATTTAGTGGATCTTTTGTCACGCGGAAGGCGTGGGCAAATTCACCCCCTGGATCAACAGATCATTCAGCAAGATCAGCTGCATGGGAGGCAGTTGCCTTTGGGGCTAAGGCAGCGATTGGAAATGGAAGAAAGGCCAATCAACCCTGGGTGGTCGCTTGATGATGCTGGTAATTTTCACAGAAATCCCTCTGCCTCTAATAGACCCATCACTGCTGGATTTGGTCCATTGGACTTTTATTCCCAACAAATTCCACCTCCGGAGGAGCATCTCAACCTTCTTGAACGCAACCTTTCTGTACATGACAGACTCCAACATGGTCTTTATGAGCCTGGCATGTTACCTTTTGAGCGTTCAATGTCATTGCCTGTGGGTCCTGCTGGGGTAAATCGTGATGTTGTGAATTCATTGGCTCGTGGCCTAGAAATGCAGGAGCAGATTGCACGGATTCAATCTAGTGGTCAAGGCGGAGGATTCTCGTCTGGCATGTTTTCTCAGCATATAAACCACCCTTTACATTCCAATCAATTTCATGATTCACGAATGGATACAACAGAGGGCCATTGGTCTGATAATAATGGTCATTTACCGAATGATTGGATGGAGTCTAGAGTTCAACAACACCTTCATAATGAAAGGCAGAGGAGAGAGATAGATGCCAAAAGAAATACTGAAGACCCTAGTTTGTGGATGTCAGCTGGATCAAATGATGACAGTTCTAAGCGATTGCTTATGGAGCTACTACAGCAGAAAACTGGCCACGCATCAAGTGACCACACTGATATGATTAATGGAGTACCAAATGAGAGAAGGCCACCTTCAGGTCATCGCCATAGGAGCATGTCAAACCAGTCATTCGGTGCTCTTTCAGACCAGGAATCTGGTTTCAACAACTCATTCACTGTTGGGTCCTTTAATTCTGATTCAGGTCTGCCACCACAGAATCGACCATCTGAGGGAATAAGCAGTATCCTGGAAATTGGTGGATTGCCTTATCGATCTAAACGTGGAGGAATGATTGCTGCTGCTGTTGATGAG GGCATAATTTCTGATGCTCAAGAAGGCTTAATTGAGCAGGCTGGCTTAACTTCTAATGACAGAGGGGAAAGGGAAATGCCGGTCAATGTCCTAAGCAGGAATAAGTCACTTGGCTCTGCTG GTGTTCAGAATATCAAAATTGGATCTGATGATTCTGTTCCTGAGGACGCTGCTAAGGATAG GTTGAGATCGTCCAGTTCTAAAGGACCAGAGAATGTCTTGCTGAGGCGTCCACCTGTATCACGAGCTGCATCTTCTCAGGAAGCGCTGTCAGAGCTGAATGTTGACTCAGTCAGAGGGAAAAGTGTTCCAAGTGCAGTAACTCCTGATG GAGTGAGAAGGGAGGTGGGTGTTACAGCTGTAGGAAATGTTGAAGCGGCTAGCAGAAGAGATGTGCAGTTCCGAAGAACATCATCCTGTAATGATGCCGATGTATTGGAAACATCATTCAGTGATATGCTTAAAAGCAGCGCTAAGAAGCCAACACCTCAAGAAACGCATGCTTCAGCAGCAGCAGCTTCAGAGGCGCTGGATGGAGCTTCTGGGGCTCGGAACAAAAAGAAGGGCAAGAAAGGCAGACAGATTGATCCTGCACTTCTTGGTTTCAAGGTCACTAGCAATCGGATCATGATGGGCGAAATTCAGCATGTTGAAGATTAA